The DNA region CAGAAAATAGCCGGGGGGAGGATCTCCGCTAGCGATGTCATGGACATCCAGCGCGACGTTGTGGATATCTCGTGCAGAGACGCAAAGGCTTTGCTTAGACTCTACGGAGGAGTAGCGGGGAAAAAGCTCCTCGAGGAGCTGGATGGTTGGGACTGCGCCATGGCGCCTAGCTCTGTAACCGCGGCTAGGTACGCCATGTTTGTGTACACCCTGCAAAAATTGTCATGGGAGAGGTTCAATGTCTCCATTACCTTTGTCCCATTTGAGGTGACGCTTGCCTCGATTGGACGCGGCCTTATAGATAGGGCTATTGTGGAAAAGGCGGCTGAGGAGGCTTTGAAAATTAACTCGCCGTGGGGCTCTATACACAAGTACAACATCCAGCACGTGCTCAGCTCCGTCTTCCCGTCGCTTAATTATAGGAGCGTCGAGGCTCCAGGCGATTGGTTCACGGTAAACGTGGCGCCGGGATTCGCCGTCTCTCATGGACCGAGCGTGAGGTTCATAGTGGCTTTCGGCGATGGCGTCTACATGATGCTCCCCGGGGGGCCCGATGGCGATCCCTTAAGCCCACTATACGACGCCATGTACATTCCTTGGGTGAGGGGGGAGTATGTCAAGGTGGGCTAAATACCTAGGCCTAGCTATACCGCTCCTTGGCATTATGTCGCCTTGGCACATCGTAAACGCGGCGGCGTTGCCCTTAGTCGGCGGACTGATATACGGATATTTGGCCGAAAAACGCCGTCACGTGGCGCTCTCTCCAGTAGCGGCGCTGGTACCTGTTGCGCTAGTATTGTTGTACTACGCGTTAACAAACGCGGCGAGGCTTGTGAGGTTTTTGGAAATATTTCCAATCTTCGCCTTGCTCTGGGTTTTGTTTTGGGTTGTATTTTTCACAATGGGGGCTACAGCTGGGTACATATTACGGCATCGGCCTGTTAAGAGTTAAAAAACTGCAAAATGCGTATCCCATGAATACAAAACTTTTGGTAGCTCTAGTCGTTGTAATAATCGCAGTGGCCGCCGCGGCGCTTCTACTACTCCAGCAACCCCAGCAGGCGTCCACCCAGACTACCCAAACTCCAAGCAAGGGCAATATATATGTAATATACGATATCGGAGGTAGAGGCGACCTCTCTTTTAACGACATGGCTTACCTAGGCGCCTCCAAAGCCGCCAAGGATTTCGGCCTGGGGCTAAAGGAGGTGCAGAGCAAAACGCAGGACGACTACGTGCCTAACCTGCGCGCGGCCGCCAGATCCGGCGATGCGGCGTTAGTCGTCGCAGTGGGGTTCCTCATGACCGATGCCGTGAAGCAAGTCTCCCAAGAGTACCCCAACGCCAAGTTCGCCATAATTGATGGCTACATTCCCGACCGGCCGAACGTGCTCTCCGTCCTCTACAGAGAGAACGAGGGATCCGCCCTAGTTGGCGCACTGGCCGCGTTAACAGCCTACCACTTCAACTGCACCAAGGTCGGCATAGTCCTAGGCATGGAAATACCCGTCTTGTGGAAATTCGAAATTGGTTACGCCTACGGGGTGAGGTGGGCCGAGCGCTACCTAAGCCAGAAGTTTGGGAAGAACGTCAAGTTCGACGTGCTCTACATCTACACAGGCTCTTTCAACGACCCGGCCAAGGGCAAGCAGGCAGCTGAGGTAATGCTTGCACAAGGCGTATGTGTAATATATCAAGCCGCAGGCGCCACTGGACTGGGAGTGTTTGAAGCCGTGGCCGAGGCAGGGAAGAAGGCTGGGAGGAATATGGGCCCGCCGTTTGCCATCGGCGTAGACGCCGACCAAGACTACCTAAAGCCAGGCTTCATCCTTGCCTCTATGATGAAGAGGGTCGACGTGGGCGTCTACACAGCCGCGAAGATGGCCGTAGAGGGCAATTTCAAGGGCGGCGTGCTTGAGCTTGGCTTAAAGGAGGGCGGGGTGTCGGTAAGCACCCTGAGCGACTTGCGGCAGTTTATAGAAATAGGCGTAAGCGCCGGGGCCGTGAGGAGGGAGGACGCCGATAAGATTGTGGCAACTGTAAGCGATATGAGGTCCAAGATACCGTCGTGGATATGGGAGGCGGTTGATCAGCTTAAGCAAGACATCATAGCCGGCAGGGAGAAGGTGCCTCTGCCCACCGCCCAGGACCAGGTGGTGCAACTTAGGAAAGAGTTGGGCCTCGGCGTCGCCGGGTAATGCAAGTTTCTCTCAAGGAAATTCACAAAATTTTTTCAGACGGAACCCACGCCTTGCGTGGGGTTTCTCTTGATATCTATCCAGGGGAGGTTTTGGCATTGCTAGGCGAGAACGGCGCAGGAAAGACAACGCTGATGAAGATCCTTGCGGGCATCTACAAGCCCACATCTGGGGAGATATACATCGACGGGAAAAAGGCTAGGTTCAAAAACGCCCGGGAGGCTTTGCGCCTCGGCATAGCCATGGTGCACCAACACCTTTCCCTCATACCAGGGCTTACCGCACTTGAGAATATCGCCGTGCTGGAGGGGGCGGGCCTAGGGCCTATATCAGGAGAGGTGAGGAAGAGGGCAGAGGCCATCGCGGCGGGGCTGGGTTTTGAAATTGACTGGGATAGAGACGTGGAGGAGCTCCCCCTAGGCGTGAGGCAGAGAGTGGAAATCGTGAAGGCGCTTTATTGGGGCGCCGACTTGCTAATCCTCGACGAGCCCACCACAGTCTTGTCCCCTCCCGAGGTGAAGTCCCTTTTCCAAGTAGTTAAGAGCCTCAAACAAAAGGGGAAGTCCATTGTATATATCACACATAAAATACCAGAAGTACTCGAGGTGGCTGATAGGGTCGCCGTGCTGAGACGTGGGGTAAAAGTCGCCGAGTTCAAGCCACCGTACGACGCCAAGAAGCTGGTGGAGGCTATGGTAGGCGAGCTTAAAACAGAGAGCGTAGAGAGGTCGGGAGAGACCGGCGAGAGGCCGGTGCTAGAGGTGGTGGATCTCTGGGTCTACGAAGGGGGGAGAGCCGTGGTCCAGGGCGTTAACCTGGTCGTGAGGGAGAGCGAAATTTTAGCCGTAGTGGGGGTAGAGGGTAACGGACAGGAGCACTTGGTGGAAGCCGTGGTAGGGCTGAGGAAGTACAAGGGTGTTGTGAAAATCCATGGGGGCTACGCATATATACCTGACGACAGGCATAGAAAGGCCCTAGTCTTG from Pyrobaculum arsenaticum DSM 13514 includes:
- a CDS encoding ABC transporter ATP-binding protein; translation: MQVSLKEIHKIFSDGTHALRGVSLDIYPGEVLALLGENGAGKTTLMKILAGIYKPTSGEIYIDGKKARFKNAREALRLGIAMVHQHLSLIPGLTALENIAVLEGAGLGPISGEVRKRAEAIAAGLGFEIDWDRDVEELPLGVRQRVEIVKALYWGADLLILDEPTTVLSPPEVKSLFQVVKSLKQKGKSIVYITHKIPEVLEVADRVAVLRRGVKVAEFKPPYDAKKLVEAMVGELKTESVERSGETGERPVLEVVDLWVYEGGRAVVQGVNLVVRESEILAVVGVEGNGQEHLVEAVVGLRKYKGVVKIHGGYAYIPDDRHRKALVLEKTLVENAILGKEAEFSRRGLISWKDAERFTAKLVEEFGIVTPGPWAFVKQLSGGNQQKLVVGRELSRNAKLIVAHQPTRGLDVATTEYVQHLLLKARNNGAGVLLVTSDLDEAYKLADTIAVMYRGRIVAIGSVGEMALDVVGKKMAGL
- a CDS encoding BMP family lipoprotein, giving the protein MNTKLLVALVVVIIAVAAAALLLLQQPQQASTQTTQTPSKGNIYVIYDIGGRGDLSFNDMAYLGASKAAKDFGLGLKEVQSKTQDDYVPNLRAAARSGDAALVVAVGFLMTDAVKQVSQEYPNAKFAIIDGYIPDRPNVLSVLYRENEGSALVGALAALTAYHFNCTKVGIVLGMEIPVLWKFEIGYAYGVRWAERYLSQKFGKNVKFDVLYIYTGSFNDPAKGKQAAEVMLAQGVCVIYQAAGATGLGVFEAVAEAGKKAGRNMGPPFAIGVDADQDYLKPGFILASMMKRVDVGVYTAAKMAVEGNFKGGVLELGLKEGGVSVSTLSDLRQFIEIGVSAGAVRREDADKIVATVSDMRSKIPSWIWEAVDQLKQDIIAGREKVPLPTAQDQVVQLRKELGLGVAG